From Deinococcus humi, a single genomic window includes:
- a CDS encoding type II toxin-antitoxin system death-on-curing family toxin yields MPRYSYKHRGRRYPSLDFVYLLHDQTLEDFGGTQGFKDQGQVESALAAPTRGIGGEDLYPTFFWKVAALGYLIANNHGFSDANKRTALLTMEITLQWNGEFPKWSQETKTLIMKLVGAGHLSHEGLRFALLAACGYDVDHYDDLRDV; encoded by the coding sequence GTGCCCCGCTATAGTTACAAGCATAGGGGACGGAGGTATCCGTCCCTTGATTTTGTTTATCTACTCCACGATCAGACCCTAGAAGACTTCGGCGGCACTCAAGGGTTCAAAGACCAGGGACAGGTTGAAAGCGCTCTGGCCGCTCCTACGCGGGGTATCGGCGGTGAGGACCTGTACCCCACATTCTTCTGGAAGGTTGCTGCGCTGGGATACCTGATCGCCAATAACCATGGTTTCTCCGACGCCAACAAGCGCACAGCCCTCCTGACCATGGAGATCACGCTGCAATGGAATGGCGAGTTCCCCAAATGGTCACAGGAAACCAAAACCCTCATCATGAAACTCGTCGGCGCAGGCCATCTCAGCCACGAAGGCCTACGGTTTGCCCTTCTGGCCGCCTGTGGGTACGACGTTGATCACTACGACGATTTGAGAGATGTTTAA